The Streptomyces cathayae DNA segment GACGCCCAGCCCTGCGGCCACCAGGCCCCGCAGGGTCTCCGCCTCCTCGCCCTCGAAGGCGACCCGGGGCCGGAAACCGGCCTGCGCGCAGAGTGCGTCGGTGATGCGGCGCAGGCCGTAACCGGGTTCCAGGGTCACGAAGGTCTCGTCGGCGGCCTCGGCGAGGCGGATGCGGCGGCGGCCGGCGAGCCGGTGGTCGGCGGGGACGACCAGGCGCAGTTTCTGCTCGTCCAGGCGGCGGGCGACGAGGTCGGGGGCGTCCGGGACCGGGGAGGTCAGGCACAGGTCGAGCTCGCCCGCGCGGAGGCCCTCCAGCATGGCGTCGCCGTGGTTCTGGACGAGGCTGAAGCGGATGCGCGGGTGGTCGGTGCGGAAGGCCTGCAGCAGGCCGGGCACGGTCTCGGCGCCCATGGTGTGCAGGAACCCGAAGGCGACCTTGCCGGTGGCCGGGTCGGCGTCGGCGCGCACCTCGTCGGCGGCCCGCTCGACCTCGGCGAGGGCGCGTTCGACGGAGGCGAGGAAGGTGCGGCCGGCGGGGGTCAGGGAGAGGGTGCGGCCGTGCCGGGCGAACAGGTCGACACCCAGGTCGTGTTCGAGGCGAACCATGGACCGGGAGAGCGTGGACTGCGGGACCTGCATCTCCTGGGCGGCCCGGGTGACGTGCTCCGTGCGGGCGACGCCGGCGAAGTGAACGAGACGTGGCGCGAGCAGCGCGACGATGTCTTCTGTGTCACCGGACGGTGACAGCTGACCCTGCGACCTCTGCTGATGCACCATGGGAACGATTATCGCGATTCCATGCATTGGACGGATGAGCGAGGCCCTCCTTAGGTTCGAGGCATGTCTTCCGTCAGTACCAGGGCGTCCACCCGCGTGGACG contains these protein-coding regions:
- a CDS encoding LysR family transcriptional regulator produces the protein MVHQQRSQGQLSPSGDTEDIVALLAPRLVHFAGVARTEHVTRAAQEMQVPQSTLSRSMVRLEHDLGVDLFARHGRTLSLTPAGRTFLASVERALAEVERAADEVRADADPATGKVAFGFLHTMGAETVPGLLQAFRTDHPRIRFSLVQNHGDAMLEGLRAGELDLCLTSPVPDAPDLVARRLDEQKLRLVVPADHRLAGRRRIRLAEAADETFVTLEPGYGLRRITDALCAQAGFRPRVAFEGEEAETLRGLVAAGLGVALLPPPAVPRPGVVELTVTSPRAAREIGVAWLAGRPDTPPVAAFKKFLLSRRGHLLPD